The Neorhodopirellula lusitana DNA window AGTGGCGGCACCGACCTGGAGCGGCGGCACAGACTTTGCGGCCCTCCGCGTTGATCTTTTAACTCATCCTGGAAATGACTTTCGATGACCGCTACACAAAAGCACTCCGACGCAGATCACCAAGCCTTGACCGAGCAGTTCTTTCAAGAGATGGAGGAGCAGATCCTGGGAAGGCTGCAAAGAGAGGCCAAAAGTCCAGAGGGACGTGAGGAACTGTTACGCGCCACCGGGATTAAAGACGCGCATCTTCTGGACGAGCTTGGAAAGCTTGGGATCACAGTGGATGGCTTGTTGGCGCTGCGTTTGTTTCCGCTTGTGCTAGTCGCTTGGGCAGAGGCGAATGCGGACGCAAAGGAGCGTGATGTCGTTATGCGAGAGGCGGTTCGAACTGGGATCGATGAAGATTCCGCCGCGTGGGTCCTGCTTGATCAGTGGCTCGTCAAACGTCCGCCGGGATTAGGGGTAGACGCTTGGAAGCGATATACCCATGGCGTGTTTCAGAAGATGTCTGCGATGTCGCGCAAACGCCTGGTTGAATTAACGAAGGAGCAAATGAATGAGGTCGCAAAGGCTTCAGGCGGGCACCTGGGATTTGGACGGATCTCTTCTCGAGAAAAGGCCGTCATTCGTCAGGTCATCGAAGCCATGAATCACCTTTGAAATGCTTTCGCGATGTGTTCCGATGCGTCGTTGCGTTGCCTTATCCGCGAAGCCCATTTCGTCCTACTTCTTCATCCCATTGGGTTGGAAACTCGGGGTGTGGTGGGTGGCCTGCCTCACGGTGATGGTAGATGTCGCGACGATAATGTTCTAGGCAATCCTCTTCGCGACCGAGGACGATTCGGAGGCCATTTAGGTTGCCGAACTGTGATGTAATGACTGTCCATCGTCCGTGTGCGTTTGCGTCGTCACGGTAGATGATGACCCAATCATGAGTAGCGTGATGCACAAGTGCATGGGCGGTGTTGGAATACATTGCGGTATAGTGGCGACCATCACGCTCGGTATGCATGACCGGTAGCCACACTTCGGTTTGCAGGTCTTGATCGGAGAGCTTAATGCGGGGCAAGGTGCCATCCTTGGCTCGTTCACGATAATCGCGATCGATTTCCAACAGTTCTTCGATCGCAACGGCTTCGAAGACGTCGCCTCCGGAGGCTTCGATAGGTCGATCTCCGACGTCCTGGTACGCAAGGCAGTTTCGGATGGCTTCGATTCGCTTCGGCCCCAGGCCCGGTACTTTTTGAAGTCGACCGTCGTTTGCCGCCTCTCTCAGTTCCGCGAGCGTTTCCAGGTGCAGTTGTTCATGAATACGATGGGACAGTTGCGGCCCAATACCATCGAGAGTGGCAAAGGAATGCTCGGCATCGTTCTGGCCACGCAAGCGGTCTAGTAGCGGCATTTTCCCAGTGCGAAGAGTGGACTCAATTAGGTTTGCGATTGAGTGACCGATCGTTGGAAGAGCAACCAAGCCGGCTACGCCTTCGTTTTTCAATATTTGGCGAACGGGCGACGGCAGATGGGCGATCGTTTGGGCGGCTGACCGATACGCTCGAACTCGAAACAAGTTCGCTTGTTGTTCAGCCAAACGATCGGCGACTTCTCGCAATTGTTTTGCGATATCGTGGTTCTCATGCAAGCCTTCGATTTGCTCGGCGGCTTGAATTGGATCAGAAGATTCAATGACAACCATGGCACTTTCCAGTTAGGTTCGGTGACCGTAAGAATCGCCGGATTGTGGCGCGACCACCGGGGTGGGGTCGAAGTAGGTATTGCTGCGAGTGAGCGGGTCGACGTACTCCAGTCGGACGGATTGCTCGTCGTCAACGTGATCGCGTGGGCAGGCGGCCCGAAATTGCGTTAACGTCGCGTAAGTCGTTGATGCAAGGTGTCGCTCGATTCCATCGACTATGTTGCGAATCGCGTCGGGCCCGTCGCGATAGACGGCTGACGTGACCATCACGACATCCCCACCGGCAATCATCGCTTTGATCGCGTCTTCCGAGTTGCTAATGCCACCGCTGGCAGCGATGGATATCGGTTGATCATTCGGGGTTGGATAGTCGCCCGATCGAGCGCGTACGATGCCTTCGAGGATGCCTCCCAACGAATCAACGGGGGACAGTTCCCAGTGGATCGTCCAGTGCATTCGATCTGTGCTGACATCCCAAGCCGGCAGGTGCGTGAAGAGGACCAGTCCTGCAGCACCAGCCTCACTCAATTGCCTCGCCATCGAGGCGACGTTCGTGTAGCGTTGGCTTATTTTGGCAGCGACCGGAATCGTCACTTTCTCAACTACTTGATGGACCAGATCACACAGCCGAGACTCGATGTCGCCAGAGGTTTGATGGGCATCAAAGATGGCTTGTTGCAAATTGATTTCCAAGGCGTCCGCGCCGGCGGACTCGATTTCCTTTGCGTATTCCAACCATGGGCCTGGTGAGGAACCGTTCATGCTGCCAATGACGGGAACCGAACACGTTTGTTTCAGGTCCGCGATTGTTTCTAGGTACCGCTCCGCGCCCCCGTTGTACCGATCTTGTTGAGGTTGATAGCCGCTTTTTTCAATGGCCCCCAATGGATCGGTGGGTTTCATCATGCGGTGGACGATCTGTTCCTGCAACATGGATGGCAAGACGATCGCACCCGCGCCCGCACCCACAAACTGTCGTACGGTTTCAGGTTCGATCGTTAAGGGACAGGCGCCCACGATGACCGGTGAAACCAATTCCAAGCCCAGGTATTTGGTAGTAAGCACTTCAGACATGTTCTGGGATCCTCGAGGAATGGACGGTGGGCAATTAGGAATATTCAGTTGCAAACCCCGTTCCCACCGTCAATTGACGAGGGATGGTCCTCGCGGCGCGCCCGCTGTGACACTGGGGAGCGCTTTGGTGAGCGAGTATTGATCTGTTTTCGACGCCATCTTGTCGCTTTGGTCGACTTTCGCGTGTGAATGGAGATCGGCACGGTGATTGCCATTGATAGTCTTCTAATTCCCAATGGCATCGCGTGAATTCGGAAGTGTGCTGAAGCCCAGCTTCCTTTTGCTGACGTCCAAGATGACTTCAGCGACGTGCGAGTGAACGGCTGATGGGATTGTTTCCGCGTTCCCTTTTTCTCTTGATCCCCGAATTGCCTTTCCAAGGATTGTATCCATGCCTGCCTCCGCCCGACGGTTGATCTCCAACATGATTGCCGACCTTAAAGAAGAACGCGACGAACTTGCGTTGCAGGCTCACCTTGGTAAGCAGGAGGCGAAAACTGAACTGAAGCGACTCGGGAAACGCCTCGATGAACTCAATCAGGAATATCAGCCGCTGAAAAACGCCGTCGGGGAAACTAGCGAAGACGTCTGGGATGCTTTGCAGCTTGTCGGCGATGAAATCAAAGACGGCTACAAACGCATCCGTAAATCACTCTTGTAGAAGCCTCACTTCGTTCACCTCAACAAAGACCCTCTCGATTTAGGAGACCTCTGGTGCGTTATCTCACTACACTTGGCTTTCTGGCCGTTCTTGCTTCGCCGTTTGCCACGCCCAGTGTTGGCTTGGCTGAAGAGGCGACCGTTGACGGCAGCGGGCAAAAGGTGGTCGTTCACCTTTCTCACTTTACCGACGATTTGCATCGCTGTTTCATGGCGGTCAAAGTCGCCAATTTGATGCAAGAATACGGCGCGGACGTCACGATGTTCGTTGACTTGGAAGGTGTCCGCATCGCAGAGCGTCGGGAGCATCTGAAGTTCACTTGTGGTGAAGACTCACCAACGC harbors:
- a CDS encoding helix-hairpin-helix domain-containing protein; amino-acid sequence: MVVIESSDPIQAAEQIEGLHENHDIAKQLREVADRLAEQQANLFRVRAYRSAAQTIAHLPSPVRQILKNEGVAGLVALPTIGHSIANLIESTLRTGKMPLLDRLRGQNDAEHSFATLDGIGPQLSHRIHEQLHLETLAELREAANDGRLQKVPGLGPKRIEAIRNCLAYQDVGDRPIEASGGDVFEAVAIEELLEIDRDYRERAKDGTLPRIKLSDQDLQTEVWLPVMHTERDGRHYTAMYSNTAHALVHHATHDWVIIYRDDANAHGRWTVITSQFGNLNGLRIVLGREEDCLEHYRRDIYHHREAGHPPHPEFPTQWDEEVGRNGLRG
- a CDS encoding dihydroorotate dehydrogenase-like protein gives rise to the protein MSEVLTTKYLGLELVSPVIVGACPLTIEPETVRQFVGAGAGAIVLPSMLQEQIVHRMMKPTDPLGAIEKSGYQPQQDRYNGGAERYLETIADLKQTCSVPVIGSMNGSSPGPWLEYAKEIESAGADALEINLQQAIFDAHQTSGDIESRLCDLVHQVVEKVTIPVAAKISQRYTNVASMARQLSEAGAAGLVLFTHLPAWDVSTDRMHWTIHWELSPVDSLGGILEGIVRARSGDYPTPNDQPISIAASGGISNSEDAIKAMIAGGDVVMVTSAVYRDGPDAIRNIVDGIERHLASTTYATLTQFRAACPRDHVDDEQSVRLEYVDPLTRSNTYFDPTPVVAPQSGDSYGHRT
- a CDS encoding DsrE family protein: MRYLTTLGFLAVLASPFATPSVGLAEEATVDGSGQKVVVHLSHFTDDLHRCFMAVKVANLMQEYGADVTMFVDLEGVRIAERREHLKFTCGEDSPTLAELYDKFAEGGGKVVVCPHCAHSAHLTDPGLKRNAEIGTIAMLGKLLIEADKVMDY